GCGGCGGCCCTGACCCTGCCGGTGGCGGGTCTGGTGCTCGCCGGACGGCGTGCAGCGGCCGAGCTGGCCGCCGCCGACCGGGTGGCCTGACTAGCGCCTCAGCAGGTCGTGCCGGACCCAGTCGCGCACCCTGGCCCTGGCGTCGGTCCCGACGTCGACGAGGGTGTAGGCGCGGTCGGTGACCGCATCGGTCACCGGACTCAGGCGGTCGGTCACCGGCGAGACCAGGTCGACCCACCACCAGAACCACCGGTCCAGCACGTCCTCGGGCACCACCAGCAGGGTCACCGCGATGATCGCGAGGGAGGCGGTGACCGAGCCGAACACCACCGCGAAGAAGACGTTCGTGCCGATCGCCAGCACACCGACGATGATCCGCGAGGTGCGGGTGAGCAGCAGCGGGGCGAAGAACAGCTGGACCACGAGCACGGTGTAGGTCAGGACGGCCAGGACGACGGGACTGGCACTGACCAGGTCCGAGAGCCACGGCAACGGCCGGAACTCCGGCAGCTGCGTGGTGGCGTACAACGCCTCGCCCTGCCGCCACACGCTGCGGGCGATCTTGTCGAGACCGGCCGTGGTGTACAGCAGCACCGTCTGCACGAGCAGGCCGAGGAGGCCGATGTTGTGCAACCCCGTGAACAGCCACGGCGGCAGCGCAGCCTCGGCCGACCAGTCGCGACCCCGCGCCTCGGACCGGGCCACCCGGCGCGAGTCCAGGGACAGCTCTGCACCGGCGTGGGTCAGCAGCAGCCACAGCAGCGACAGCCGGACGGCGTTGTCGCTGGGGCTGCCGACCATGGGGTTCTGGCCGACGATCGCGATGAACCCGACCAGGGTCACCAGGTTGGCAGCCCTGGTGCGCCACCCCGCCACGAGCGCCGCAGAGGCCAGCAGGGTCGCCCCGTAGACCAGCGTGACGACGTCGTCGCTCGCGTCACGCATGAGCGCCAGCTCGGGGAAGTCGCTGACGTCGCGTGCGGGGTCGGCCCAGACCGAGGCCTCGCCCACCCAGAGGGCCCGGTCGCCGAAGTTGACCACCAGGACGCCCAGGACGGACAGCCCGAGCCCGATCCGGCACAGCGCGAGGGCGAACGAGGCGTGCCGCTCGGTGAACAGCCACTCCTCCGCACCCTCGCGGAGGCGCGTGAGGAGGTCCAGCAGGGCCCACCAGGCATTCATGCGGTCTCCCTCTCCACGTAGTCGTTGAACGCCCTCTGGGCTCCCTCGCCGGCGGGCACGGCCTGTCGCCAGCCCAGGTCGATGCTCTCGAACTCCAGGTCGGTGAGCTCGGTGTCTCCCCGCTCGTCGTAGTCGGGGACCCGGCGCAGGCCGATCCGCACCTGGATCTGCTCGACGATGCCACCCCATCGCGCCGTCGCGTAGAGCGTGCCGTACCGCGTGGCCATGAAGTGGGAGGCGAAGTACCGGCGTGTCTCGTCGGACGTGGCGCCGCCCTCGAACAGCAGGCCCTCCAGCTCGACCAGGTCGATCTCGCCGTAGTCCTCGGCCAGCAGCGGTTGCAGCTCCTCGGGGATCTCGCGCACCGCGGCATTGAGGTTGGTCGCGAGCGAGCGGGGTGCACGGAGGATGCGCGGGCCGACGGTCCCGTGACGCTCGAGCTCCTCGGCCGTGAGGTCGACCCAGGCCGTCTCCTCCAGCTCTCCGGACTCCCCACGGATCCGCGCGCGCAGCTCCAGTGACTCGTCGGCGAACTGGGCGCCGGGGTCCAGTGCCCTCGGTGACTGCTGGAAGTACGGGTTGACGTACGCCGCGAGGGTCCGCCCGCCGACGGACTCCCGGATCGGGTTGTCCGGCGAGAGCCAGAGACCCACCACGGCGGAGTGCACCACGACGGCACCACCAAGGACGAGCATCAGCCACCGCTGCCACGCGCGGGGCGGCGTCGCGGTTTCGGGCATGGGGATCATCCTAGGTGGGCCGTCGAAGGTGCTGGGAACAGACGACTGCCGGTGACCCGAGGGTCACCGGCAGTCGTCGTCAGTCCGGAATCAGACGTCCAGGCTGCTCATGCGTCGCTTCTCGTTGATGAGCACGGCGCCGCCGAACATCATCAGCGCCAGACCCAGCAGCCAGAACGGCGTCAGGTTGGCCGAGCCGGTGGCCGGCAGGGTGTCGACGGGGCTGTCGATGAACCCGCCCTGGGCGTCGGCGTTGCCGTCGGCGACCGCGTCGGCGTTGGCGTCGGCCACCGCGTCGGCGTCGGCCACCGCGTCGGCGTCGGCCACCGCGTCGGCGTCGCTCACGGCGTCGACGTTGTTGTCGTCGGCGACCTCGAAGAAGCCGTTGGGGCCACAGGCCGAGCGGGCCACGTCGAGGGTGGCGACGGTGCCGAGGATGTCGAGGCTGAGCGCCGTGACCTCCACCGAGCCGTCGGGGTTGGTGACCTGGCCGTTGACGGTGCCGGTGAGGATCGGGACGATCGCCTCACCGAGGGTGTCGATGACCGGGCCGAGCGCCGCGAGGACGCCTTCGACCAGGATGTCCTCGATCAGCGGCACGAGGTCGGCGAGGGTGCCGAGCGCACCACCCAAGCTCTCGCGCAGCGTGGCCTCGATGCCCTCGAGCGCGCCGGTGGCGAGCTGCGAGATGGCGACCTGACCGACCAGCGGGGAGTTGGGGTCGGTGCCGAGCTGGATCGGGACGACCAGCAGCGGGTCGTCCGACGGGCCGACGACGATGTCGATGCCGGCGACCGAGGAGCTCATGGTGGCGGGGCTTCCGGCCACGGCCGAGCAGGTGCTGCTGACGGCGCCGATCTCGATCGAGACCGGGATGGCGCCCTGGAGCGCCTCCAGGATCGGGCTGAGAGCCGCGTCCTGGATGCCGGCCAGCAGCGGGGTCAGCGCCAGCTCGAACAGCGGGCCGGTGATCGGGTCGAGCCCGGCGAGCACGTCGTCGAGGATCGTGCCGGTGTTGATGGCGTCGAGATCGCCACCCAGGGTCGACAGGTCGATCGTGGTCAGGGCGGGGATGTCGATGGACTCGACCGACGAGCTCGCGGTCGAGGTGCCGTTGATCCCGTCCAGACCGGTCGACGCCGTCTGGTTGAAGGTGCCGGTGCCCTGGGTCGCGAGGCCCGTGCCGCAGATGTCGAGGGTGCCCTCGGTGGCCGGGCCGGTGGACTCGACGCGGCACACGGAGGTGTCGACGATGCCGGTCAGACCGGTCGCGGTGATGGCGCTGGACTCGGCCCGTGCGATGACGTCGCCCGGCGCACTGTTGGCCGAGAACGACAGGCCCGTCGTGACGATCAACGTCGTCAGCCCGAGAGCCAAGGAATTCTTGGCGAGCTTGTTCTTCATCGAGGACTACTCCTTGCAAACTGTGGTGTGTGTCCCGCCATGACGGTGTCTCCCCCGCACACGACTGAGGGCAGTCGTGGACTGCCGGTCGCCATTCTAACCACACTCTCAGGTTTCGCCGCACACTCCGGCGTCATCGGACGGCCAACAGGCGTATCGGGTACGTCACACCGAGATGGTCTTGCGCGATCGGGCACGACGGTGCTGCCACCAGCGCGAGACCATCCGCTGGCCGTTGCGCCAGGAGGCGTCGCTCACCAGGATCATGTCGACGGCGATCATCACCAGCGAGAAGTAGAGGATGCCCATGAGGACGCCGATGCCCACGTGCATCCCCGTCACCAGGACCAGCGCCACCAGTCTGGTCGGCCGATAGATCAGCAGCACGGGGAAGAACAGCTGGATGGCGATCGCCAGGTAGGTCGACGCCGCGATGACCGGGCCGTTGGAGATCAGCGGCTGCAACCAGTCGCCCCAGGGTGAGTAGGCATCGGTCTGCAGCGGGAAGTACACCGCTGTCCCGTCGAGCCAGACCGAGCTCTGCACCTTCCACAACGCCGAGGCCACGTAGACCATCACGACCTGGTGGATGATCAAGATCGTCGCGAGGTTGTGCAACGTCGCGGGGAACCAGACCGGGAACCACGGGCGCACCTCACCGCGACGGCTGCGCAGCCGGGCGTCGACCGACCACACCCGGCCCGCGTCGGTGAAGCACAGGTAGAACAGCACCATCCGCAGGACGGAGTCGCCGCCGGACCCCACGAACGGGTCGGTCACGTACAGCGACATCCACAGGAACAAGGTCATGATCGTGGAGGCGCGGGTCGAGAATCCGACCATCAGGGCCAGGCCGAACAGGATCGTCACCACGTAGGCCAGGTCGAACGCCGGTCCGGACAGCTGCTGGAACAGGCCGAGGAACTCCGGCCACGCCCGCGTCTGGCGCACCTGGTCGGTCCAGTCGGCGCCGTCGCCCCAGGTGTAGCTGCGGTCGGGCCAGTTGGTGATCAGCTGGCTGGCGACGATGAAGCCCAGGATCATCCGGGTGACGGCCAGCCCGTAGGTCGAGCGCTTGTCCTCGGTCAGCCACTGCAGGCCGGCGCCGATCATCGGTGCCTCGCATCGAAGTCCGCGACTGCCCGGCGCTCGGCGTCGGAGCCCGGCGTCGGCACCCGCCAGCCGCCGGTGCTCTGCGAGGCCGGCGGTCGCGCTGCGGCCCGTTCCTCGTCGTCACCACTCCGGGCGTCGTAGGGAGTGACACCCTGGCTGCGCGTGGCGTACCGGACCGCGACGAACTCACGACCGGGGTGGCGCGACAGCAGCACGTTGGTGGCCAGCTGGGCCGTGGCGCGCTCGTACCGCAGGAAGGAGTCGGCGGCCCGCGACACCCGACCGTCCTCGGCCAGGTCCAGTCGGAGCTCGGCCCACTCCGGCGGATCCTCGACCGACGTGGCGTCGACGACCTGCTGCTGGTCCGGCGGCAGCGCGCCGAATCGGGCACGCAGCGGGGAGTACAGCTTGTTGGTGATGTAGCCGGCCCGGCCGCCCACGAGCTGGTGCCGGACGAGGTCGAGCTCGACCTCGGTCCAGTCGATCCACTCGGTCTCGACGATGTCGCCGTCCTCGTCGCGGTAGGCGCCCTGGAACAGGACTGCGCGGTCCTCCGAGACCGGGTTCGGCGCGAACAGTCGCCAGTTCTGAGTGAAGAACGGGTCGAGGTAGCCGGTCTGGTCGGCGACGGCCGCGGAGTAGCGGTTCGGCGGCAGCGACTCCATCGTCACCGCCGTCAGGTGGACACCGGCCGTGACCACGGCGGCCGCGACGAACGTCGTACGCAGACTCGGCCAGGACACGCGCACACGGTATACCTCGACGTCGACCGGACACCGAGTTCGCCTCGCTGCGCTGGCTGGCGGTCGCCAGGGAACGCAGCGACCGTGAGGGCGAAACCCGAGGCGACCCTCGCGCAAGGTTCGCCTCGCTGCGCTCACGTCCGCTCGTCCCTCGCGGACTGGCGAACACCAGCTCGCGAGCGATCTCGGTGGTTGAGGTGCTGCGAGGAACGAGCAGCCTCGAAACCACGCCCCCTTGCGGTCGCCAGGGAGCGCAGCGACCGTGAGGGCGAAGCCCGAGGCGACCCTCACCCAAGGTTCGCCTCGCTCCGCTCACGCCCTCGCAAGCTCGGGCTGGCGAACACAGGCCGCGCCAGTTGACCGTGGCGCGCGAGACTGCGGTCGCCAGGGAGCGCAGCGACCGTGAGGGCGGAGCCCGAGGCGACCCTCACGCAAGGTTCGCCTCGCTTCGCTCACGCCCTCGTTCCTCGGGCTGGCGAACGGTGCCTACGGTCGCCAGGGAGCGCAGCGACCGTGAGGGCGGAGCCCGAGGCGGCCCTCACGCGAGGTTCGCCTCGCTGCGCTCACGCCCTCGCCAGCTCGGGCTGGCGAACACGGAGCCGCGCGCGGTCGCCAGGGAGCGCAGCGACCGTGAGGGCGGAGCCCGAGGCGACCCCCACGCAAGATTCGGCTCGGTCAGCGGGGGCGCAGGGAACGACGAAGGGCCCGGGCCGATGGCCCGGACCCTCCTTCGTCGATGTGGAGCATAGGAGATTCGAACTCCTGACCTCTTCCATGCCATGGAAGCGCGCTACCAACTGCGCCAATGCCCCGCGGGTGCTGACCCGAAGGCCGATCACCGATCTTAGTACGTGCCCGGGACGGGCGACAAACCGGGTCAGGAGTCGTCGGACATGACCGGTTCGGGCAGACTGCCCGCGTTCCACTCCGTCAGCCGCCACCACCGCTGGTGCGGCGGTCCGCTCTCGGTGAGGACCGCCCAGGAGCAGTTGGACAGCGCACCGAAGGTCCGCCAGTGCTCCTCGGGGAACCCGAGGAAGGTGCAGGCGCCGGTGCGGATGACCGCGCCGTGCGCCACCACCACCATCGTCGCGTCGGCGGGCAGGACCTCCAGCGCCTCACGCACACCGGCAGCGAACCGCTCCCCCGCCTGGGCGTGGGTCTCGGAGTCCGGGATCTGGGTCTCGTCACCCTCCATCCACGCGCGCATGCCGTCGGGGTAGCGGTCCCACGCCTCCTGCCACGTGAGCCCCTCCCGCGCACCGAAGTCCATCTCGCGCAGGCGCGGGTCGGGCTCGGCCGGCACGCCCACCAGCTCCGCCAGCGCCTCGGCGGTGTGACGGGCCCGCTCCAGGTCCGAGCACAGGATCCGGTGGGGGGCGAGCGACGCCAAGCGGCGGGCCGCAGCCGCAGCCTGTTCACGTCCCACGTCGTCCAGCGAGGTGTCGGTCTGCCCCTGCACCCGGCCGGCCACGTTCCACGCCGTCCGCCCGTGGCGCCACAGGATGATCTGACGGCTCACCGGACGGCCCGCCCGTCGGTCACGCGACCGGCACCGTGGGGCAGTCGCTCCACAGTCGCTCGAGCGCGTAGAAGGCCCGCTCCTCGGTGTGCTGGACGTGCACGACGATGTCGGCGAAGTCCAGCAGGATCCACCGGCCCTCACGGGATCCTTCACGGCGCACGGCCTTGGCGCCCATGGTGTGCAACCGCTCCTCCACGGCGTCCTGCACGGCACGCGCCTGGGTGGGACTGGTGGTGGTGCACAGCACGAAGACGTCGGTGATGTAGATCTGCTCGGAGACGTCGAAGGCCACGATGCCGGTGGCGGACTTGTCGTCGGCGGCGGCGGCCGCGGCGCGGGTCAGCTCGACGGCACGGTCGGAGGCGGTCATGAGGGGTGTGGTCCTTTCGAGGACTCGGAGGCGTAGAGGCCGTGCTTGGCGATGTACTGCACGACTCCGTCGGGAACGAGGTACCAGACCGGTTCGCCGGCTCCCACCCGTTCGCGGCAGTCGGTGGAGGAGATCGCCAGTGCAGGGATCTCCAGCAGGGTGATGCGGTCCACCGGCAGGCCCACGAGGGAGTTCTCGTCCAGCTCGTGTCCGGGCCGGGTGCAGCCGACGAACTGCGCCAGCTCGAACAGCTCGTCGTGGTCCCGCCAGCTGAGCAGGGCCGCCATGGCGTCGGCGCCGGTGATGAAGTAGAGGTCGGCGTCGGGGTGCGCGGCCGACAGGTCGCGCAGGGTGTCGATCGTGTAGGTGGGTCCGTCACGGTCGATGTCGACGCGGCTCACCTCGAACAGCGGGTTCGAGGCGGTCGCGATGACGGTCATCAGGTAGCGGTCCTCGGCCGGTGAGACCTGACGGTCGAGCTTCTGCCAGGGCAGGCCGGTCGGCACGAAGATCACCTCATCGAGCCCGAAGGACGCCTGCACCTCGCTGGCCGCCACGAGGTGACCGTGGTGGATCGGGTCGAACGTTCCGCCCATGACGCCGACGCGACGCCGGCGACCGGGCGAACCCGTGCGGTGCGTGCTCAGGTGTGCTCGCGGCCCTTGCCGAAGGCGAGCAGACCGAACAGCAGCGTCAGCAGGATGACCAGGGTCACGGCCCCGATGACGTACGGCATGTTGGTGTGCTCGGCCTCTTCGGCCGCGAGGAGCATCGTGGTCAGCATGGGAGCAATCTACCAGCGCCGACCGGGCGGGCGACCCGCGCTCAGCGGATCTGTCCGTCGCCCTCGACCAGGTAGGTGGTGGTGGTCATCTCGGTGAGCCCCATCGGCCCCCGGGCGTGCAGCTTCTGCGTCGAGATGCCGATCTCGGCACCGAAGCCGAACTCGCCGCCGTCGGTGAAGCGGGTGGAGGCGTTGACCATCACGGCGGCGGAGTCCACGCCGAGCGTGAAGCGGCGCGCCGTGGCCATCGAGGACGTGACGATCGCCTCGGTGTGGCCCGACGAGTAGGTCCGGACGTGCTCGATCGCCTCGTCGACGGAGCCGACCACGGCGGCGGAGATGTCGAGGTCGAGGTACTCGGTGGCGTGGTCCTCCTCGGTCACCGCCACGACCGAGGGGTCGGCGGCACGGAAGGTGGCGTCACCGTGGATCGTGACACCGCGGGCGACGAGGGCGGCGACGATCCGCGGCACGAACGTCTCGGCCACGTCGGCGTGCACCAGCAGCGACTCCGCGGCGTTGCAGACGCTCGTGCGATGCGTCTTGGAGTTCAGCACGATCGCCTCGGCCATGTCGAGGTCGGCATCGGCGTCGACGTACACGTGGCAGTTGCCCGTGCCGGTCTCGATCACCGGGACCGTCGACTCCTGCACGACCGTGCGGATCAGGCCGGCGCCCCCGCGCGGGATCACGAGGTCGACGAGCCCGCGGGCCCTCATCAGGGCGGTCGCCGACGCGCGGTCCTCCGACGGCAGCAGCTGGACCAGGTCCGACGGCAGTCCGCAGCCGGCGATCGCGCCGGCCATGACGTCGACGATGGCGCGGTTGGACCGCGCGGCGGACGACGAGCCGCGCAGCAGCACCGCGCTGCCCGCCTTCAGGCAGATCGCTGCCGCGTCGGCGGTGACGTTGGGGCGACCCTCGTAGATCATGCCGATGACCCCCATCGGCACCCGCACCTGCTGCAGCCGCAGGCCGTTGGGCAGCACCGATCCACGGACCACCTCGCCCACCGGGTCGGGCAGCCCGGCCACGTCGCGCACCCCGTCGGCGAAGGCCGCCACGCGGTCGGCGTCCAGGCGCAGGCGGTCGAGGACGTTCTCGGGTGTCCCGGCCGCACGTGCCCTGTCGACGTCGACGCGGTTGGCCTCGAGGATCGACCCGGTCGCCTCGACGAGCGCGTCGGCCGCGGCCAGCAGCGCGGCGTCCTTGGTGTGTCGGGTCGCCGTGGCCAGCTGCCGGGAGGCCGTCCTGGCCCGTCGGGCTGCGTCGTGCACGTGCTGGGTCACGGGATCGTCCTGCATGGCGACGATCGTACGGTTCACAGCACCATCAGGTCGTCGCGGTGCACGACCTCGCGCTCGTACTCCGGTCCGAGGTCGGCCAGCAGGTCGCGGGTCGAGCGGCCGAGCATCACCGGCAGCTCGGTGCTGTCGAAGTTGACCAACCCGCGGGCGACGACGGCGCCGTCGAGCCCGACCAGGTCGACCGGGTCGCCGGCGACGAAGTCGCCCTCGACCGCCGTGATGCCGGCGGGCAGCAGGGAGGCGGTGCCGCGGGCCACGGCGCCGACGGCACCGTCGTCCAGGACGAGCCGACCCTTGGTCTCACTGGCGTGCGCGAGCCACAACAGCCGGGCGGGGCGACGCTTGCCGGTCGGATGGAACCGGGTACCGACCTGTTCGCCGGCCAGCGCGGCCCGCATGGTGCCCTCCGCCGCGCGAGTGAGCACGACAGGGATGCCGGCCGCCGAGGCGATGCGGGCGGCCTCGACCTTGGTCACCATGCCACCGGTGCCGACGGCAGATCCGATCCGCGCGATGTCGACCCCCTCCAGGTCCGCGGGACCGCGGACGTCGGAGATCGGCCGGGACCCGGGCTCGTCGGGATGACCGGTGTGCAGGGCGTCGACGTCGGAGAGCAGGACCAGCAGGTCCGCGTGCACGAGGTGCGCCACCAACGCGGCGAGCCGGTCGTTGTCGCCGAACCGGATCTCGGTGGTCGCCACGGTGTCGTTCTCGTTGACGACCGGGACGATGCCGAGCTCGAGCAGCTTGACGAAGGTGTGCTGGGCGTTGCGGTAGTGGCTGCGCCGGGTGACGTCGTCGACGGTGAGCAGCACCTGCCCGACGGTGAGTCCGTGCGCGGCGAATCCCGCGGCGTAGCGGGCGATCAGCGCCCCCTGCCCGACGCTCGCCGCGGCCTGCTGGGTGGGCAGGTCACCGGGACGACGCGCCAGACCCAGAGGACCCAGGCCGGCGGCGATCGCCCCCGAGCTGACCAGGACCACCTCGTGGCCCTCGGCCCGGGCCGCAGCCAGTGCATCGGCCACGGCGACGACCCGCTCGTCGTCGAGGTGACCCTCGGGGGTCGCCAGGGACGACGACCCGACCTTGACGACGATGCGACTCACGGGGCGTCCCGATCGGTCGCGTCCACTCCCCCGGTCTGCGTCGAGGCAGGGTCGTCGGCATCGGGCTCGTCGGCATGGGGGTCGTCGCCCGCGGGACCTGCATCGCGGACGAGCGCGCCGGACGCCGCCCGCTCCTCGGCAGCCCGGATCTCGCGGGCCTCCGCCTCGTACGCACGCTTCTCGGCCAGCTGCTGACGGCGTTCGGCGTTGGTGCGGCGGTCCGACTGGTCGATGCGCAGGTCCTCGCCGCGACGACCGAGCACCTCGGCGCCGGCCGGGGTCTCCGGGTCGAAGTCGAAGATCACCGAGTCCTCGTCGGTACCGATGACGACGTCGTCGCCGGCCTCGGCGCCCAGCTCGAGCAGCTTGGCCTCGACGCCGAGCCGGTTGAGCCGGTCGGCCAGGAACCCGACCGCCTCGTCGTTGCTGAAATCGGTCTGGTGCACCCAGCGCGTGGGCTTCTCGCCGCGGACCACCCACTGGCCGGCCCGGTTCTCGATCGTGAACTCCTCACCCAGGCCGCTCTCGGCCCGGGGGCGCAGCACGATGCGGGTCGGCTCGGCCTCGGGCAGCGCCTCGCGGCGGGCCTTGACGATCTCGGCCATGGCGAAGCCGAGCTCGCGCAGGCCTGCGTGGCTGGCTGCCGACACCACGAACACCTCGAGCCCTCGGGCCTCCAGGTCCCCGCGCACGAAGCCGGCGATCTCGGCGGCGTCGGGCACGTCGGCCTTGTTGAGCGCCACGATGCGCGGGCGGTCGGAGAAGTCCGTCCCGGTCTGCTCGCCGTAGCGGGTGAGCTCGTTCTCGATCACGTCGAGGT
The Aeromicrobium marinum DSM 15272 genome window above contains:
- a CDS encoding HTTM domain-containing protein, whose protein sequence is MNAWWALLDLLTRLREGAEEWLFTERHASFALALCRIGLGLSVLGVLVVNFGDRALWVGEASVWADPARDVSDFPELALMRDASDDVVTLVYGATLLASAALVAGWRTRAANLVTLVGFIAIVGQNPMVGSPSDNAVRLSLLWLLLTHAGAELSLDSRRVARSEARGRDWSAEAALPPWLFTGLHNIGLLGLLVQTVLLYTTAGLDKIARSVWRQGEALYATTQLPEFRPLPWLSDLVSASPVVLAVLTYTVLVVQLFFAPLLLTRTSRIIVGVLAIGTNVFFAVVFGSVTASLAIIAVTLLVVPEDVLDRWFWWWVDLVSPVTDRLSPVTDAVTDRAYTLVDVGTDARARVRDWVRHDLLRR
- a CDS encoding DUF5819 family protein → MPETATPPRAWQRWLMLVLGGAVVVHSAVVGLWLSPDNPIRESVGGRTLAAYVNPYFQQSPRALDPGAQFADESLELRARIRGESGELEETAWVDLTAEELERHGTVGPRILRAPRSLATNLNAAVREIPEELQPLLAEDYGEIDLVELEGLLFEGGATSDETRRYFASHFMATRYGTLYATARWGGIVEQIQVRIGLRRVPDYDERGDTELTDLEFESIDLGWRQAVPAGEGAQRAFNDYVERETA
- a CDS encoding HTTM domain-containing protein; this encodes MIGAGLQWLTEDKRSTYGLAVTRMILGFIVASQLITNWPDRSYTWGDGADWTDQVRQTRAWPEFLGLFQQLSGPAFDLAYVVTILFGLALMVGFSTRASTIMTLFLWMSLYVTDPFVGSGGDSVLRMVLFYLCFTDAGRVWSVDARLRSRRGEVRPWFPVWFPATLHNLATILIIHQVVMVYVASALWKVQSSVWLDGTAVYFPLQTDAYSPWGDWLQPLISNGPVIAASTYLAIAIQLFFPVLLIYRPTRLVALVLVTGMHVGIGVLMGILYFSLVMIAVDMILVSDASWRNGQRMVSRWWQHRRARSRKTISV
- a CDS encoding DUF5819 family protein; this encodes MSWPSLRTTFVAAAVVTAGVHLTAVTMESLPPNRYSAAVADQTGYLDPFFTQNWRLFAPNPVSEDRAVLFQGAYRDEDGDIVETEWIDWTEVELDLVRHQLVGGRAGYITNKLYSPLRARFGALPPDQQQVVDATSVEDPPEWAELRLDLAEDGRVSRAADSFLRYERATAQLATNVLLSRHPGREFVAVRYATRSQGVTPYDARSGDDEERAAARPPASQSTGGWRVPTPGSDAERRAVADFDARHR
- a CDS encoding histidine phosphatase family protein; the encoded protein is MSRQIILWRHGRTAWNVAGRVQGQTDTSLDDVGREQAAAAARRLASLAPHRILCSDLERARHTAEALAELVGVPAEPDPRLREMDFGAREGLTWQEAWDRYPDGMRAWMEGDETQIPDSETHAQAGERFAAGVREALEVLPADATMVVVAHGAVIRTGACTFLGFPEEHWRTFGALSNCSWAVLTESGPPHQRWWRLTEWNAGSLPEPVMSDDS
- the rsfS gene encoding ribosome silencing factor, translating into MTASDRAVELTRAAAAAADDKSATGIVAFDVSEQIYITDVFVLCTTTSPTQARAVQDAVEERLHTMGAKAVRREGSREGRWILLDFADIVVHVQHTEERAFYALERLWSDCPTVPVA
- the nadD gene encoding nicotinate-nucleotide adenylyltransferase; the encoded protein is MGGTFDPIHHGHLVAASEVQASFGLDEVIFVPTGLPWQKLDRQVSPAEDRYLMTVIATASNPLFEVSRVDIDRDGPTYTIDTLRDLSAAHPDADLYFITGADAMAALLSWRDHDELFELAQFVGCTRPGHELDENSLVGLPVDRITLLEIPALAISSTDCRERVGAGEPVWYLVPDGVVQYIAKHGLYASESSKGPHPS
- a CDS encoding glutamate-5-semialdehyde dehydrogenase yields the protein MQDDPVTQHVHDAARRARTASRQLATATRHTKDAALLAAADALVEATGSILEANRVDVDRARAAGTPENVLDRLRLDADRVAAFADGVRDVAGLPDPVGEVVRGSVLPNGLRLQQVRVPMGVIGMIYEGRPNVTADAAAICLKAGSAVLLRGSSSAARSNRAIVDVMAGAIAGCGLPSDLVQLLPSEDRASATALMRARGLVDLVIPRGGAGLIRTVVQESTVPVIETGTGNCHVYVDADADLDMAEAIVLNSKTHRTSVCNAAESLLVHADVAETFVPRIVAALVARGVTIHGDATFRAADPSVVAVTEEDHATEYLDLDISAAVVGSVDEAIEHVRTYSSGHTEAIVTSSMATARRFTLGVDSAAVMVNASTRFTDGGEFGFGAEIGISTQKLHARGPMGLTEMTTTTYLVEGDGQIR
- the proB gene encoding glutamate 5-kinase, whose product is MSRIVVKVGSSSLATPEGHLDDERVVAVADALAAARAEGHEVVLVSSGAIAAGLGPLGLARRPGDLPTQQAAASVGQGALIARYAAGFAAHGLTVGQVLLTVDDVTRRSHYRNAQHTFVKLLELGIVPVVNENDTVATTEIRFGDNDRLAALVAHLVHADLLVLLSDVDALHTGHPDEPGSRPISDVRGPADLEGVDIARIGSAVGTGGMVTKVEAARIASAAGIPVVLTRAAEGTMRAALAGEQVGTRFHPTGKRRPARLLWLAHASETKGRLVLDDGAVGAVARGTASLLPAGITAVEGDFVAGDPVDLVGLDGAVVARGLVNFDSTELPVMLGRSTRDLLADLGPEYEREVVHRDDLMVL
- the obgE gene encoding GTPase ObgE, with the translated sequence MAIPSFVDQVTLHVAAGDGGHGVASVHREKFKPLGGPDGGNGGHGGDVILRVARDVTTLVDYHHEPHRKAGNGAPGAGSNRSGGKGSDLVLLVPDGTVVRAGDGEVLADLVGAGTELVIAAGGRGGLGNAALASSKRKAPGFALKGEPGQSMTLTLELKVVADIGLIGFPSAGKSSLIASISRARPKIADYPFTTLVPNLGVVTAGQTTFTVADVPGLIEGASEGKGLGHDFLRHVERCAALVHVIDCATVQPGRDPLTDLDVIENELTRYGEQTGTDFSDRPRIVALNKADVPDAAEIAGFVRGDLEARGLEVFVVSAASHAGLRELGFAMAEIVKARREALPEAEPTRIVLRPRAESGLGEEFTIENRAGQWVVRGEKPTRWVHQTDFSNDEAVGFLADRLNRLGVEAKLLELGAEAGDDVVIGTDEDSVIFDFDPETPAGAEVLGRRGEDLRIDQSDRRTNAERRQQLAEKRAYEAEAREIRAAEERAASGALVRDAGPAGDDPHADEPDADDPASTQTGGVDATDRDAP